Proteins encoded in a region of the Sugiyamaella lignohabitans strain CBS 10342 chromosome B, complete sequence genome:
- the INP53 gene encoding phosphatidylinositol-3-/phosphoinositide 5-phosphatase INP53 (Polyphosphatidylinositol phosphatase; dephosphorylates multiple phosphatidylinositol phosphates; involved in trans Golgi network-to-early endosome pathway; hyperosmotic stress causes translocation to actin patches; contains Sac1 and 5-ptase domains; INP53 has a paralog, INP52, that arose from the whole genome duplication; GO_component: GO:0030479 - actin cortical patch [Evidence IDA] [PMID 11094088]; GO_component: GO:0005737 - cytoplasm [Evidence IEA,IEA]; GO_component: GO:0005737 - cytoplasm [Evidence IDA] [PMID 11094088]; GO_component: GO:0016020 - membrane [Evidence IDA] [PMID 9560389]; GO_function: GO:0016787 - hydrolase activity [Evidence IEA]; GO_function: GO:0043813 - phosphatidylinositol-3,5-bisphosphate 5-phosphatase activity [Evidence IDA] [PMID 10224048]; GO_function: GO:0004438 - phosphatidylinositol-3-phosphatase activity [Evidence IDA] [PMID 10224048]; GO_function: GO:0004439 - phosphatidylinositol-4,5-bisphosphate 5-phosphatase activity [Evidence IEA]; GO_function: GO:0004439 - phosphatidylinositol-4,5-bisphosphate 5-phosphatase activity [Evidence IDA] [PMID 10224048]; GO_function: GO:0004439 - phosphatidylinositol-4,5-bisphosphate 5-phosphatase activity [Evidence IMP] [PMID 9438131]; GO_function: GO:0043812 - phosphatidylinositol-4-phosphate phosphatase activity [Evidence IDA] [PMID 10224048]; GO_function: GO:0042578 - phosphoric ester hydrolase activity [Evidence IEA]; GO_process: GO:0006897 - endocytosis [Evidence IEA]; GO_process: GO:0046856 - phosphatidylinositol dephosphorylation [Evidence IEA]; GO_process: GO:0046856 - phosphatidylinositol dephosphorylation [Evidence IDA] [PMID 10224048]; GO_process: GO:0046856 - phosphatidylinositol dephosphorylation [Evidence IMP] [PMID 9438131]; GO_process: GO:0015031 - protein transport [Evidence IEA]; GO_process: GO:0006810 - transport [Evidence IEA]) — protein MKVYLKEHPRSLALGTDDYFLIFRYFGSDGTSGLNSSTASSSQTNLDYNSKSVGSSGQGANGGSGNSSGGGHHHHHQRPPFEAKCIAEFKKIEHVDVEAYVPLSRSECFGFLGLINIDRDIYLCTITRQAEVASPRQGDTICRIYGVEFHCLTKPDWDFVSLDANGYAIDVLNSPADQVEHPCTSIRKLLSNGSFYYSTNFDLTSVMQNR, from the coding sequence ATGAAAGTCTACCTGAAAGAGCATCCAAGATCACTAGCTCTTGGTACCGACGACtactttttgatttttaGATATTTTGGATCAGATGGAACCTCAGGATTGAATTCAAGCACAGCAAGCTCCAGCCAAACTAATCTAGATTACAATTCAAAATCTGTAGGTTCTTCTGGCCAAGGGGCTAACGGAGGTAGCGGAAATAGTTCAGGTGGTGgtcaccatcaccaccatcaacGTCCACCATTCGAAGCAAAGTGCATAGCAGAGTTCAAAAAGATCGAACatgttgatgttgaggCGTATGTACCACTGTCGAGATCTGAATGTTTTGGCTTTCTTGGTTTGATAAACATAGATCGAGATATTTATCTTTGCACTATAACTCGTCAAGCTGAGGTGGCATCTCCAAGACAGGGAGATACCATTTGTCGTATATATGGGGTAGAATTCCACTGCCTCACGAAACCAGACTGGGATTTTGTAAGCCTCGACGCTAACGGTTATGCAATTGATGTTCTCAATAGCCCCGCAGACCAAGTGGAGCACCCATGTACCAGTATCAGGAAATTGCTCTCCAACGGCAGTTTTTACTATTCTACTAATTTTGACCTCACCAGTGTCATGCAGAACCGGTAA
- a CDS encoding oxidoreductase (NADP(+)-dependent serine dehydrogenase and carbonyl reductase; acts on serine, L-allo-threonine, and other 3-hydroxy acids; green fluorescent protein fusion protein localizes to the cytoplasm and nucleus; may interact with ribosomes, based on co-purification experiments; GO_component: GO:0005737 - cytoplasm [Evidence IDA] [PMID 14562095]; GO_component: GO:0016021 - integral component of membrane [Evidence ISM] [PMID 12192589]; GO_component: GO:0005634 - nucleus [Evidence IDA] [PMID 14562095]; GO_component: GO:0005840 - ribosome [Evidence IDA] [PMID 16702403]; GO_function: GO:0004090 - carbonyl reductase (NADPH) activity [Evidence IDA] [PMID 18630881]; GO_function: GO:0016491 - oxidoreductase activity [Evidence IEA,IEA]; GO_function: GO:0016491 - oxidoreductase activity [Evidence IDA] [PMID 17962934]; GO_function: GO:0031132 - serine 3-dehydrogenase activity [Evidence IDA] [PMID 12535615]; GO_process: GO:0008152 - metabolic process [Evidence IEA]; GO_process: GO:0008152 - metabolic process [Evidence IC] [PMID 12535615]; GO_process: GO:0055114 - oxidation-reduction process [Evidence IEA]) — MSFEASKLFDLTGRIALVTGGGTGLGAIITQAYIQNGASKVFISGRRQEKLEETAGKINQLGYTGKVIPIVGDVSTKEGAQDLVKKLTAATDSLDILVNNAGIMLPVDPARTDSSKEIESPEDYAARVAGGDFDGWVDQFKINAIGPYFVTFGLLPLLAKAAKKGDGRGSVIVITSIAGLSYPPAMSAAYQSSKAAAISVTKGLATRLSPYQIRVNSIAPGVFPSDMSVNLLVDNVKNSIPVRKFGDPEEIAGLALFLSSKTGGYTHGTNYVIDGGRLLNVPAS; from the coding sequence ATGTCATTTGAAGCGTCTaaattatttgatttgactGGAAGAATTGCTTTGGTaactggtggtggtactgGTCTGGGTGCAATTATCACACAGGCTTATATCCAGAATGGCGCATCTAAAGTCTTTATTTCAGGCCGAAGACAGGAAAAATTAGAAGAAACTGCtggaaaaataaatcaattggGATACACTGGCAAGGTCATTCCCATTGTAGGAGATGTGTCTACCAAGGAGGGTGCACAAGATCTGGTGAAAAAATTGACTGCCGCTACTGACTCTCTGGATATTCTGGTCAACAATGCTGGTATCATGCTACCAGTTGATCCTGCTCGTACCGATTCGAGCAAAGAAATTGAATCTCCAGAAGATTATGCTGCTCGTGTTGCAGGTGGTGATTTTGATGGCTGGGTAGACCAATTCAAAATTAATGCTATTGGCCCTTACTTTGTCACATTTGGTCTTCTGCCTCTCCTAGCTAAGGCTGCCAAGAAGGGTGACGGTCGTGGAAGTGTCATCGTTATCACCTCTATTGCTGGTCTCAGTTATCCACCTGCCATGTCTGCTGCCTATCAATCCTcaaaagctgctgctatcaGTGTTACCAAGGGACTGGCAACCCGTCTTAGTCCATATCAGATTCGTGTCAATTCCATCGCTCCAGGTGTATTCCCTTCAGATATGAGTGTCAACTTGCTTGTAGACAATGTGAAAAATAGCATTCCTGTGCGGAAGTTCggagatccagaagaaatcgCTGGTCTCGCATTGTTTCTCTCATCCAAGACTGGCGGATACACCCACGGCACTAATTACGTTATCGATGGTGGTCGTCTTTTAAACGTGCCTGCATCTTAG
- a CDS encoding oxidoreductase (NADP(+)-dependent serine dehydrogenase and carbonyl reductase; acts on serine, L-allo-threonine, and other 3-hydroxy acids; green fluorescent protein fusion protein localizes to the cytoplasm and nucleus; may interact with ribosomes, based on co-purification experiments; GO_component: GO:0005737 - cytoplasm [Evidence IDA] [PMID 14562095]; GO_component: GO:0016021 - integral component of membrane [Evidence ISM] [PMID 12192589]; GO_component: GO:0005634 - nucleus [Evidence IDA] [PMID 14562095]; GO_component: GO:0005840 - ribosome [Evidence IDA] [PMID 16702403]; GO_function: GO:0004090 - carbonyl reductase (NADPH) activity [Evidence IDA] [PMID 18630881]; GO_function: GO:0016491 - oxidoreductase activity [Evidence IEA,IEA]; GO_function: GO:0016491 - oxidoreductase activity [Evidence IDA] [PMID 17962934]; GO_function: GO:0031132 - serine 3-dehydrogenase activity [Evidence IDA] [PMID 12535615]; GO_process: GO:0008152 - metabolic process [Evidence IEA]; GO_process: GO:0008152 - metabolic process [Evidence IC] [PMID 12535615]; GO_process: GO:0055114 - oxidation-reduction process [Evidence IEA]) encodes MSFSASQLFDLSGRVVLVTGGGTGLGKIFTKTYVENGASKVFITGRRIDKLKETADEINSLGHSGVVVPIVGDVASKDGIKDLIRDINAATDTLDILVNNAGILSPVESPRTGASIDELESPEEYATRVAEGNYDGWVDSVKINSIAPYFLTIGLLPLLAAAAKKGEGRGNVIVVTSIAGLSYSTPMPASYQSSKAAAISVTKGLSTRLSPYGVRVNSVAPGIFPTDMSGGLLSEKLKQTIPMQKFGEPEEIAGLVLYLSSKAGSYSHGTNHVIDGGRLLTVPAS; translated from the coding sequence ATGTCATTTTCTGCATCTCAACTTTTTGATCTCTCAGGACGAGTGGTTCTAGTGACGGGAGGTGGCACAGGATTAGGAAAGATATTCACCAAGACTTATGTTGAGAATGGTGCATCAAAGGTTTTCATTACTGGTCGTAGAATAGACAAGTTGAAGGAGACAGCGGACGAAATCAATAGTCTTGGTCATTCTGGGGTCGTGGTTCCTATTGTAGGAGATGTAGCGTCTAAAGATGGAATTAAAGATCTTATTAGAGATATCAATGCTGCTACCGACACTCTAGATATTCTTGTCAACAATGCCGGAATTCTCAGTCCAGTTGAGTCTCCTCGTACCGGAGCCTCGATTGATGAGTTGGAATCACCTGAAGAGTATGCTACTCGAGTAGCAGAGGGTAATTACGACGGATGGGTAGATTCggtaaaaataaacagtaTTGCACCTTATTTCCTCACAATTGGCCTACTACCATTGTTGGCAGCTGCCGCAAAGAAAGGAGAGGGTCGGGGAAACGTTATTGTCGTCACATCTATTGCTGGTCTTAGTTACTCTACACCCATGCCAGCTTCCTACCAGTCATCCAAGGCTGCGGCTATAAGTGTTACCAAGGGTCTATCAACAAGGCTTTCTCCTTATGGCGTTCGAGTTAATTCTGTTGCACCAGGAATTTTCCCCACAGATATGTCAGGTGGTCTTCTAAGTGAGAAGTTAAAGCAGACTATACCTATGCAAAAGTTTGGTGAACCTGAAGAGATAGCTGGACTTGTGTTGTACCTGTCATCGAAAGCCGGTAGTTATTCCCATGGAACAAACCACGTCATTGATGGTGGTCGTCTGTTAACTGTTCCAGCTTCTTAA
- the GYP7 gene encoding Gyp7p (GTPase-activating protein for yeast Rab family members; members include Ypt7p (most effective), Ypt1p, Ypt31p, and Ypt32p (in vitro); involved in vesicle mediated protein trafficking; GO_component: GO:0005737 - cytoplasm [Evidence IDA] [PMID 14562095]; GO_function: GO:0005096 - GTPase activator activity [Evidence IEA]; GO_function: GO:0005097 - Rab GTPase activator activity [Evidence IEA]; GO_function: GO:0005097 - Rab GTPase activator activity [Evidence IDA,IMP,IPI,ISS] [PMID 10508155]; GO_process: GO:0043547 - positive regulation of GTPase activity [Evidence IEA]; GO_process: GO:0032851 - positive regulation of Rab GTPase activity [Evidence IEA]; GO_process: GO:0032313 - regulation of Rab GTPase activity [Evidence IEA]; GO_process: GO:0032889 - regulation of vacuole fusion, non-autophagic [Evidence IMP] [PMID 18809726]; GO_process: GO:0016192 - vesicle-mediated transport [Evidence IDA] [PMID 11118206]) has product MLLDISEVINDSIGEIECVERVVSPRFFDDTTESGFVLVDMDARADSSTKVQLLFSKSKVYVHPTSSAKDNIPGYLALVRPKNASNTEVLLSWVPESSLAGSRDLDYYVKVDLEPPHAADEIGPSTNASNSRNTSGIREVLVSPPPRSSISSYAFSIPLSNIYSIQVRPPSFGWWWGSLILHTKTEETLPALFFHDSESQSTILQRKQRTKDFEPFANGDELFWGGEQFLQSLKNLAALETSTLEPSIMLVNPEPEDRRAFSPRSAKVQQPKEDPISKALKDVRWSILEKLARVTRLSRQVALDVIDKSPQSVKVLLNKPEVKKIGDDFDSAKVYLAKWALGIAEEAQRSRSKVVWNDGYEDIMGSAVGDFELLSVDYSIERRNEVGLAEWSAFFDHTGRLSLTVSEVKERIFHGGLAPAVRSQAWLFLLGVFPWDSDESQRRSILSEKRNEYYRLKGKWWNDTERQDDDFWKDQKSRIEKDVHRTDRNISIFSDSDTPHPDPESRFAETGTNLHLEQLKDLLITYNEYNVNLGYVQGMSDLLSPLYVVFQDDAIAFWAFCGFMKRMERNFLRDQSGMRQQLLSLDHLVQLMLPKLYVHFEKADSTHFFFFFRMLLVWYKREFEWDDVLRLWEVLWTDYLSSQFHLFVALAILDKNKDEIMEHYTQFDEILKYMNELSMKIDLEDTLVRAEILFTRFKKTVDMVDRKRAEQNNEDAAGQQEGLPKISDELRLLLSKEVIETKEVERPPNAGGG; this is encoded by the coding sequence ATGTTACTCGACATTAGTGAAGTTATCAACGATAGTATTGGTGAGATTGAGTGTGTTGAACGTGTGGTATCCCCTCGTTTTTTCGACGACACAACTGAATCTGGGTTTGTATTAGTGGATATGGACGCTCGGGCTGATTCGAGCACTAAAGTGCAGCTGTTATTTTCGAAATCCAAGGTATATGTTCACCCTACATCGTCTGCCAAGGACAATATCCCGGGATATCTGGCCTTGGTGAGACCAAAGAATGCATCTAATACTGAAGTGCTGCTTTCATGGGTTCCCGAATCCTCTTTAGCAGGGTCGCGCGATTTGGATTACTATGTCAAAGTAGATCTCGAACCACCTCATGCAGCTGATGAAATTGGCCCAAGTACCAATGCGTCAAATTCTAGAAACACTTCAGGTATCCGTGAAGTGCTAGTCTCTCCACCTCCTAGATCGTCAATTTCATCCTACGCGTTTTCAATTCCTTTATCAAATATTTACTCTATTCAAGTTAGACCCCCTTCTTTTGGATGGTGGTGGGGATCTCTGATTCTTCATACAAAGACTGAAGAAACTTTGCCAGCTCTCTTTTTCCATGATTCTGAGTCGCAGAGTACTATTCTGCAAAGAAAGCAACGAACGAAGGATTTCGAGCCTTTTGCAAACGGTGATGAGTTGTTCTGGGGTGGTGAACAGTTCCTACAATCTTTGAAGAATCTCGCTGCTCTGGAGACCTCTACTTTAGAGCCGTCAATCATGTTAGTCAatccagaaccagaagataGAAGGGCTTTTAGTCCAAGGAGTGCAAAGGTTCAACAGCCTAAAGAAGATCCAATTTCAAAAGCTCTTAAGGATGTTAGATGGTCAATTCTAGAAAAATTAGCCAGGGTGACGAGACTATCTCGTCAGGTGGCACTAGATGTGATTGACAAGTCTCCACAGTCTGTCAAGGTTCTTCTCAACAAGCCTGAGGTCAAGAAAAttggtgatgattttgatagTGCCAAAGTCTACCTAGCTAAATGGGCATTGGGTATTGCAGAGGAAGCACAGCGGTCAAGGTCTAAAGTTGTTTGGAACGATGGCTATGAGGATATCATGGGCAGTGCTGTAGGTGATTTCGAGCTATTGTCTGTTGATTATTCtattgaaagaagaaatgaaGTTGGTCTCGCTGAATGGTCAGCTTTCTTTGATCATACTGGTAGGTTGAGCTTGACGGTCAGCGAGGTGAAGGAACGGATTTTCCATGGTGGACTCGCACCGGCCGTTAGAAGTCAAGCCTGGTTGTTCTTGTTGGGCGTTTTCCCCTGGGATAGTGATGAGTCCCAAAGACGCTCCATTCTGTCGGAAAAACGAAATGAGTATTATCGCCTCAAGGGCAAGTGGTGGAATGATACCGAACGAcaagatgatgatttttGGAAGGATCAAAAGTCGCGCATTGAAAAAGATGTTCACAGGACAGATCGAAATATTTCCATCTTTAGTGATTCTGACACACCACACCCCGACCCAGAGAGCAGATTTGCTGAAACCGGTACGAACCTTCACTTGGAACAACTCAAAGATTTGCTCATCACTTACAACGAGTACAATGTCAACCTTGGTTATGTTCAGGGTATGAGTGACTTGTTATCACCTTTATATGTTGTATTCCAGGATGATGCTATTGCATTCTGGGCATTCTGCGGTTTTATGAAGCGAATGGAGCGCAATTTCCTACGTGATCAGTCTGGTATGAGACAGCAGCTACTGTCCCTCGATCACCTTGTACAGCTCATGCTGCCCAAGCTATATGTCCACTTTGAAAAGGCTGATTCGACTcactttttcttcttctttcgcATGTTACTTGTTTGGTACAAACGTGAATTCGAATGGGATGACGTATTACGACTATGGGAAGTTCTGTGGACAGACTATCTGTCGAGTCAGTTTCACCTTTTCGTTGCTTTGGCTATTCTCGATAAAAATAAAGACGAGATTATGGAGCATTATACTCAGTTCGACGAGATCCTAAAGTATATGAATGAGTTGTCTATGAAGATTGACCTTGAGGATACATTAGTACGAGCTGAGATACTTTTCACAAGATTTAAGAAGACGGTAGATATGGTAGATAGGAAACGTGCTGAACAGAATAACGAAGATGCTGCAGGTCAGCAAGAGGGTCTACCAAAAATCAGCGACGAATTAAGACTCCTGCTATCTAAAGAAGTAATTGAAACAAAGGAGGTTGAACGACCCCCCAATGCTGGAGGTGGCtaa